From a region of the Campylobacter showae genome:
- a CDS encoding TRAP transporter small permease yields MGKFFEILDVGIASVNKTVAVLGIAAGTLLAFVNVVMRYCFNTGWSWAGELTNYLFIWSAFFAAAYGFRKGIHISVTILIERFPAPIAKAYLIFANILTTVFLMFIVVYSVQYLQVLIELDFMSVDLGVPQWVPMLVLPIAFLGASYRAGEKIFQIAMTPSDKVIVNNEAEMIRDSVKKS; encoded by the coding sequence ATGGGTAAATTTTTTGAGATTTTAGATGTCGGCATCGCCTCGGTAAACAAAACCGTAGCGGTGCTAGGCATCGCCGCAGGTACGCTGTTAGCCTTCGTCAACGTCGTGATGAGGTATTGCTTTAACACGGGCTGGTCGTGGGCCGGCGAGCTAACCAACTACCTTTTTATCTGGTCAGCGTTTTTCGCCGCCGCTTACGGCTTTAGAAAAGGCATACATATCTCGGTTACGATTTTGATCGAGAGATTTCCCGCTCCTATCGCCAAGGCTTACCTCATCTTCGCAAACATCCTAACGACGGTGTTTTTGATGTTTATAGTAGTTTATAGCGTGCAGTATCTACAGGTGTTGATCGAGCTTGATTTCATGAGCGTGGATCTAGGCGTGCCGCAGTGGGTGCCGATGCTGGTACTTCCGATAGCGTTTTTGGGTGCCAGCTACCGCGCCGGAGAGAAAATTTTCCAGATCGCTATGACGCCTTCGGATAAAGTCATCGTAAATAACGAAGCCGAGATGATACGCGACTCGGTCAAGAAAAGCTAA
- a CDS encoding DctP family TRAP transporter solute-binding subunit, translated as MKIKLLSALLLSCALAGSACAAGKTYTIKFAHVVAASTPKGKAADFFAKRVGELSGGAIKVEVYPAASLMDDDRVFGALKLGNVQMAAPSFSKFTPIVPQFQLFDLPFIFRDNAHLYAVQDGEVGQALKDMIAKKGFIALDFWDAGFKHFSSSKKPIVEPADAKGQKFRIQSSKVLEEQIKVVGGNPQVLPFSEVYPALQQGVVDATENPLSNFYNSKFYEAQSSLTLSSHGYLGYLVVMSEKFWKGLPDDMKAHVTQALKEATVFEREETAKEEEHILSELKKFASETKKLEIIELNADQKGKWAEAMKPIYSNFYNVIGQDLVEKTINTK; from the coding sequence ATGAAAATTAAGTTACTTTCCGCACTGCTTCTTTCTTGCGCGCTTGCGGGCAGCGCATGTGCCGCAGGCAAAACATACACGATCAAATTTGCCCACGTCGTGGCTGCCTCTACGCCAAAAGGCAAGGCTGCGGACTTTTTTGCCAAACGAGTCGGCGAGCTTAGTGGCGGAGCGATCAAGGTCGAGGTATATCCGGCTGCATCACTGATGGACGACGATAGGGTTTTTGGAGCGCTAAAGCTTGGCAACGTACAGATGGCTGCGCCTAGTTTTTCTAAATTTACACCGATAGTGCCGCAGTTTCAGCTTTTCGACCTGCCGTTTATCTTTAGAGATAACGCCCATCTTTACGCTGTTCAAGACGGCGAAGTCGGACAAGCTCTAAAAGATATGATTGCTAAAAAAGGCTTTATCGCGCTTGATTTTTGGGACGCGGGATTTAAGCACTTTAGCTCAAGCAAAAAGCCTATCGTAGAGCCTGCGGACGCTAAGGGACAAAAATTCCGCATCCAAAGCTCAAAAGTGCTTGAAGAGCAGATCAAAGTAGTCGGCGGCAACCCGCAAGTATTGCCTTTTTCGGAGGTTTATCCGGCCCTTCAACAAGGCGTAGTCGATGCGACCGAAAACCCGCTGTCAAACTTCTACAACTCCAAATTTTACGAGGCTCAAAGCTCTCTAACGCTCTCTAGTCACGGATATTTGGGATATTTAGTCGTTATGAGCGAGAAATTTTGGAAAGGTTTGCCTGATGATATGAAGGCTCATGTAACGCAAGCTCTAAAAGAAGCTACGGTATTCGAGCGCGAAGAGACGGCTAAGGAAGAAGAGCATATTTTAAGTGAGCTTAAAAAATTCGCAAGTGAGACCAAAAAGCTTGAGATCATCGAGCTAAACGCCGATCAAAAGGGTAAATGGGCAGAGGCTATGAAGCCGATTTATTCAAATTTCTATAACGTAATCGGTCAAGACCTAGTAGAAAAAACGATAAATACGAAGTAG
- the sodB gene encoding superoxide dismutase [Fe] translates to MFELRKLPFDPKANAVVSEETCNYHHGKHHQTYINNLNNLIKGTEFEGASLFDILVKSSGGVFNNAAQVYNHDFYWDCIAKKSQMSDELKARLEKDIPNFKEEFLKAATTLFGSGWAWLVYNPKEDKLQIVQTSNAQTPVTDGLVPLLVADVWEHAYYVDHRNARPAYLEKLFENINWDFVSSAYEWALKEGLNSVKFYVTELHGGAKSCCGCGCH, encoded by the coding sequence ATGTTTGAACTTAGAAAACTGCCTTTCGATCCGAAAGCAAACGCCGTTGTCAGCGAGGAAACCTGTAACTACCACCACGGCAAACACCACCAAACCTATATCAATAACCTAAATAATTTGATAAAAGGTACTGAGTTTGAGGGCGCTAGCCTCTTTGATATCTTGGTAAAAAGCTCCGGCGGCGTGTTTAACAACGCGGCTCAGGTTTATAATCACGACTTTTACTGGGACTGCATCGCGAAAAAAAGCCAAATGAGCGACGAGCTAAAGGCGCGCCTAGAAAAAGATATTCCAAATTTTAAAGAGGAGTTTTTAAAGGCTGCGACTACGCTTTTTGGCTCAGGCTGGGCGTGGCTGGTTTACAACCCAAAAGAGGACAAACTGCAAATCGTACAAACAAGCAACGCGCAAACTCCGGTAACGGACGGCCTCGTGCCGCTTCTAGTCGCGGACGTTTGGGAGCACGCATACTACGTCGATCATAGAAATGCGCGCCCTGCGTATTTGGAGAAGCTGTTTGAAAATATCAACTGGGATTTCGTCTCAAGCGCTTACGAATGGGCGTTAAAAGAGGGGCTTAATTCGGTTAAATTTTACGTTACCGAGCTTCACGGCGGCGCGAAGTCTTGCTGCGGTTGCGGCTGCCATTAA
- a CDS encoding ribonucleoside triphosphate reductase: MKFILKRDGTKQEYLPYKIQDAIKKAFESESKEYDDKVFLDVMGHVFDSEVLSVEDVQDYIEKALFNAGHFDVMKSFMLYRHTHKLQREQILGLNEDTTYINSTQTISEYINGTDWRILANSNTSYSNAGLINNTAGKVIANYWLDKVYSKEEGLAHRNGDYHIHDLDCLTGYCAGWSLRALLNEGFNGVRGRVESKAPKHFREALYQMANFLGILQSEWAGAQAFSSFDTYLAPYVFRDKPSDKEIKKAITSFIFNLNVPARWGQSPFTNVTIDITCPSDLRDQIPTREDRHIFSDLEDTELTEEAQKRGFGKLTDMTYRAFEPEMNRIDKAFYEIMTEGDKCSQPFTFPIPTVNITEDFDWDSEVAKVLFENTAKMGSSYFQNFVGSQYTIDENGNRVANDKAYKPGHVRSMCCRLQLDLRELLKRGGGLFGSAEMTGSIGVVTLNLARLGYLYKGDKKGLYTRLEYLLNLAKSTLEKKRKFIQEMYDRGLYPYTARYLKHFNNHFSTIGINGMNELLRNFTNDKENIATDFGREFAIEMIEFLRGKIREFQEGTGNLYNLEATPAEGTTYRFAKEDKKRYPDIIQAGFGENIYYTNSTQLPANFTDDAFEALDLQDELQSSYTGGTVLHLYMKERISSAEACKDLVRGVINNYKLPYITITPVFSVCAKHGYISGEHEYCPKCDEELLAKFKAENSVK, encoded by the coding sequence ATGAAATTTATCCTAAAACGCGACGGCACGAAGCAAGAATACCTCCCGTATAAAATCCAAGATGCGATCAAAAAAGCCTTTGAAAGCGAGTCCAAAGAGTACGACGACAAGGTCTTTTTAGACGTGATGGGGCACGTGTTTGACAGCGAAGTTTTGAGCGTCGAGGACGTGCAAGACTACATCGAAAAGGCGCTTTTTAACGCGGGACACTTCGATGTGATGAAGAGCTTTATGCTCTACCGCCACACGCACAAGCTTCAGCGCGAGCAAATTTTAGGACTAAACGAAGACACCACCTACATCAACTCCACCCAAACCATCAGCGAGTACATCAACGGCACCGACTGGCGCATCCTGGCAAACTCAAATACCAGCTACTCAAACGCCGGCCTCATCAACAACACCGCGGGCAAGGTCATCGCCAACTACTGGCTAGATAAAGTATATAGCAAGGAAGAAGGCCTCGCGCACCGAAACGGCGACTATCACATCCACGATCTTGACTGCCTCACGGGCTACTGTGCGGGCTGGAGTTTGAGGGCGCTACTAAACGAGGGCTTTAACGGCGTGCGCGGCAGGGTCGAGAGCAAGGCGCCAAAGCACTTTAGAGAGGCACTGTATCAGATGGCCAATTTCCTAGGAATTTTACAAAGCGAGTGGGCTGGCGCGCAGGCGTTTAGCAGCTTTGACACATATCTTGCGCCTTACGTTTTCCGCGACAAGCCAAGCGATAAAGAGATCAAAAAGGCAATAACGAGCTTTATCTTTAACCTAAACGTGCCCGCTCGCTGGGGCCAGAGTCCGTTTACCAACGTAACGATCGACATCACCTGCCCGAGTGATCTGCGCGATCAAATTCCGACGCGCGAGGATAGGCATATATTTAGCGATCTGGAGGATACGGAGCTTACTGAGGAGGCACAAAAACGCGGCTTTGGCAAGCTAACGGATATGACTTACCGCGCCTTTGAGCCCGAGATGAACCGCATAGATAAGGCCTTTTACGAGATCATGACCGAGGGCGACAAGTGCTCGCAGCCATTTACTTTCCCGATCCCTACCGTAAATATCACCGAGGACTTCGACTGGGACAGCGAGGTGGCGAAGGTGCTTTTTGAAAACACCGCGAAAATGGGCTCGAGCTATTTTCAAAATTTCGTCGGCAGCCAGTACACGATCGATGAAAACGGCAACCGCGTCGCAAACGATAAAGCCTATAAACCGGGGCACGTACGCTCGATGTGCTGCCGCTTGCAACTAGATTTACGCGAGCTGCTAAAGCGCGGCGGAGGGCTGTTTGGTAGTGCGGAGATGACGGGCAGTATCGGCGTCGTGACGCTAAATTTAGCTCGCCTGGGCTATTTATATAAAGGCGATAAAAAGGGGCTCTATACTCGCCTTGAGTATCTACTAAATTTAGCCAAATCTACGCTCGAAAAAAAGCGCAAATTTATCCAAGAGATGTATGATCGAGGGCTGTATCCGTACACCGCGCGCTATCTAAAGCACTTTAACAACCACTTTAGCACCATCGGAATCAACGGCATGAACGAGCTTTTGAGAAATTTCACGAACGACAAGGAAAATATCGCAACTGATTTTGGGCGAGAATTTGCGATCGAGATGATCGAGTTTTTACGCGGTAAAATTCGCGAGTTTCAAGAGGGCACCGGTAACCTTTACAACCTCGAAGCCACGCCTGCCGAGGGCACGACGTATCGCTTTGCTAAAGAGGACAAAAAGCGCTATCCGGATATCATACAGGCCGGTTTTGGCGAAAATATCTACTACACCAACTCCACGCAGCTGCCGGCAAATTTCACCGACGACGCGTTCGAGGCGCTTGATTTGCAAGACGAACTGCAAAGCTCCTACACGGGCGGCACGGTGCTGCACCTGTATATGAAGGAGCGCATCAGCTCGGCTGAAGCGTGCAAAGACCTCGTGCGCGGCGTGATAAATAACTACAAGCTGCCATACATCACGATAACGCCGGTCTTTAGCGTCTGCGCTAAGCACGGCTACATCAGCGGAGAGCACGAATACTGCCCAAAATGCGACGAGGAACTTTTGGCTAAATTTAAGGCTGAAAATAGCGTAAAGTAG
- a CDS encoding AAA family ATPase, with the protein MDFDDQILRTCEIIDKNLANNNLCDERGFVSQVILSQLRNLVEYIFQKIHSGEEKIDTNEYQQTINENAIKYIKSKGGNFTFLIRFHNFLDKSVSHYTLSENSSERLMLKYFMYLVECKNFLGERYNIEVLRNLDKFPLNLDKKFMEYYEKIADKLENQGILNNYHKENGVYYITKIKPFIVKGQIYYEVTFVNAVDNFSKFDKLIAFCKFRVFDNYAVNLWIHNENIEILDKLMQVKIIDSWEVAIRPAELENFGKIFGLSQKIYKTNEYKEIMRFLTHKKISLVDLIDSYDYQDIKRNIISKGQVSHIFDILDKAKAVTKDGRNTIRYLLHNLRNQVIKKQLPNNEDRCLSDLKLNSKCFPFEEMPFATSLINHNPSFYDLLECIYTSGREHELFARAVKSRIEDGGSLFIDKKEFNFNNIDGLRSHFNSKLWTGNEKNLKGHTGRRIEEFQSHFYIKEYVEKSIEIIDGLDKLTQGGIQNYSNSAKEWIKKNSTLIDDKEKENIVINLFEKSKVALIYGAAGTGKTTLIDYVSRFFKDHSKIFLANTNTAVDNLKRRITASLNSEFKTVAKLIAGTDTKCDVLIIDECSTISNDDMQKVLNKVKFKLILLVGDIYQIEAISFGNWFKIAQSFLDKATFTLEKTYRTKDKKLLKLWDEVRSFGDCISEILQRESYSQKLEDLSFEASDDEIVLCLNYDGLYGINNLNTILQENNKAKAVEWGLHRYKIGDPILFNEVERFKPLIYNNMKGKIINIEPEEKQIWFSIELEKSITGLDAQKYDFELLENSDKSVIKFYVNQYGTADEEGNPENNDEETIVPFHVAYAISIHKAQGL; encoded by the coding sequence ATGGATTTTGACGATCAAATTTTAAGAACTTGTGAAATTATAGATAAAAATCTTGCGAATAATAACTTGTGTGATGAACGAGGATTCGTTAGTCAAGTTATCTTATCTCAGCTTAGAAATTTAGTAGAGTATATTTTTCAAAAAATTCACTCCGGCGAAGAAAAAATAGATACTAATGAGTATCAGCAGACAATTAATGAAAATGCTATTAAATACATCAAATCAAAGGGCGGAAATTTTACTTTTTTAATTCGTTTCCATAATTTTTTAGATAAATCTGTCTCGCATTACACACTTAGTGAAAATTCATCTGAACGTTTAATGCTTAAGTATTTTATGTATTTGGTCGAGTGTAAAAATTTTTTAGGAGAGCGATACAATATTGAAGTACTTAGAAATCTTGACAAATTTCCGCTTAATTTAGATAAGAAATTTATGGAATATTATGAAAAGATTGCAGATAAACTAGAAAATCAGGGTATTTTAAATAATTATCATAAAGAAAACGGCGTTTACTACATAACAAAAATAAAGCCATTTATTGTAAAAGGACAAATTTATTATGAAGTAACTTTTGTTAATGCAGTAGATAATTTTAGTAAATTTGATAAATTAATTGCATTTTGTAAATTTAGAGTTTTTGATAATTATGCCGTTAATCTATGGATTCATAATGAAAATATAGAAATTTTAGATAAATTAATGCAAGTAAAAATAATTGATTCTTGGGAGGTCGCCATTAGGCCGGCTGAATTGGAAAATTTTGGTAAGATATTTGGGCTTAGTCAAAAAATATATAAAACAAATGAATATAAAGAAATAATGCGATTTTTGACACATAAGAAAATTAGCCTAGTCGATTTGATTGATAGTTATGATTACCAAGATATAAAAAGAAACATTATTTCTAAAGGACAAGTTTCGCATATTTTTGATATTTTAGATAAGGCAAAGGCAGTTACCAAAGATGGTAGAAATACAATTAGGTATTTACTGCATAACTTACGTAATCAAGTAATAAAAAAGCAACTTCCAAATAATGAAGATAGATGCCTATCAGATTTAAAGCTAAATTCAAAATGCTTTCCCTTTGAGGAAATGCCGTTTGCTACATCTTTGATAAATCACAACCCTAGCTTTTATGATTTGTTAGAATGCATATATACAAGCGGAAGAGAGCATGAATTATTTGCTAGAGCGGTCAAAAGCAGGATTGAAGATGGCGGAAGCCTATTTATTGATAAAAAGGAATTTAATTTCAACAATATAGATGGTCTAAGATCTCATTTTAACTCAAAATTATGGACAGGAAACGAAAAGAATCTAAAAGGACATACTGGTAGGAGAATTGAGGAATTTCAAAGTCACTTTTATATCAAAGAATATGTCGAAAAATCTATCGAAATTATTGATGGGCTTGACAAATTGACGCAGGGTGGTATTCAAAACTACTCAAATTCTGCAAAAGAGTGGATAAAGAAAAATTCGACGCTAATTGATGATAAAGAAAAAGAAAATATTGTTATTAATCTATTTGAGAAATCAAAAGTCGCCTTGATTTATGGCGCAGCTGGCACAGGCAAAACAACTTTAATTGATTATGTCTCGCGCTTTTTTAAAGATCATAGTAAAATATTTTTAGCCAATACAAATACTGCTGTAGATAATTTAAAAAGACGTATTACTGCGAGCCTAAATAGTGAATTTAAAACAGTCGCTAAATTAATAGCGGGTACAGACACAAAATGCGATGTTCTAATTATCGATGAATGTAGTACAATAAGTAATGATGATATGCAAAAAGTACTCAATAAAGTAAAATTTAAGCTCATTCTTTTAGTAGGAGACATATATCAGATAGAAGCGATATCATTTGGCAATTGGTTTAAAATCGCTCAGAGTTTTCTTGATAAAGCAACTTTTACATTAGAAAAAACATATAGAACAAAAGACAAAAAACTTTTAAAACTTTGGGATGAAGTAAGAAGTTTTGGTGATTGTATTAGTGAAATTTTACAAAGAGAAAGCTATTCGCAAAAATTAGAAGATTTAAGTTTTGAAGCTAGTGATGATGAGATTGTTTTATGTCTTAATTACGATGGATTATATGGTATTAATAACCTAAATACTATTTTGCAAGAAAACAATAAAGCAAAAGCTGTAGAATGGGGTCTTCATAGATATAAGATCGGCGATCCCATTTTGTTTAATGAGGTAGAAAGATTTAAACCGCTTATTTACAATAATATGAAAGGAAAAATTATTAATATCGAGCCTGAAGAAAAACAAATTTGGTTTAGCATCGAACTTGAAAAATCAATAACTGGACTAGATGCACAAAAGTATGATTTTGAGTTATTGGAGAACAGCGATAAATCGGTGATAAAATTTTATGTTAATCAATACGGAACGGCTGATGAGGAGGGGAATCCTGAAAATAATGATGAAGAAACTATCGTACCGTTCCATGTGGCATACGCTATTTCAATTCATAAAGCACAAGGTTTGTAG
- a CDS encoding GNAT family N-acetyltransferase: MAGKDGEANCGRKFGSNGENFGAQKIGAANQKGEILAWGSLSDYHPREGYRITAEISVYVAPEARGKRLGGRLVNFILENVPKFGVKNVAALIFSSNAASLNLFAKFGFTRWGELPEVCDMGGKIESLTILGKKLG, encoded by the coding sequence TTGGCAGGCAAAGACGGCGAAGCTAATTGCGGGAGAAAATTTGGCTCAAACGGCGAAAATTTCGGCGCGCAAAAGATAGGCGCCGCAAACCAAAAAGGCGAAATCTTAGCCTGGGGCAGCCTTAGCGACTATCATCCGCGCGAGGGCTACCGCATCACCGCCGAGATCAGTGTCTACGTCGCACCTGAGGCTCGCGGCAAGCGGCTTGGCGGACGGCTCGTAAATTTTATACTCGAAAACGTACCAAAATTTGGCGTCAAAAATGTCGCCGCGCTGATATTTTCCAGCAACGCAGCAAGCCTAAATTTATTTGCAAAATTTGGCTTTACGCGCTGGGGCGAACTACCCGAAGTCTGCGATATGGGCGGCAAAATCGAGAGTCTAACGATACTGGGCAAGAAACTTGGTTAA
- the murI gene encoding glutamate racemase: MKIAFFDSGIGGLSVLAEALQRFSGAEFLYFADEDHVPYGTKSRTEIVRLSLDAVGFLVARGAEAIVVACNTATSAAISELRGAFSVPVIGMEPAVKLAADSFGARPTLLIATPLTIAGEKLARLVGRLECETWSLPLPRLVEFAQDLEFDSPAVRAYLQGELGKFELARLGSLVLGCTHFNYFKDVLREILPPHVRIIDGIGGTLNRLASELGGGLKLARGEDLLSRKVKFNVDGLDVSGGQNARGKSRQCEGSDESCGGEQGAEEYDGDGGKIYYPNDNSVEYFYSGRALDAEQLRKVEIFLKRLDAMREID; this comes from the coding sequence TTGAAAATAGCGTTTTTTGACTCGGGTATCGGCGGGCTTAGCGTGCTGGCCGAGGCTCTACAGCGGTTTAGCGGGGCGGAGTTTTTGTATTTTGCCGACGAGGATCACGTCCCATACGGCACGAAAAGCAGGACCGAGATTGTGCGGCTAAGCCTCGATGCTGTGGGGTTTCTGGTCGCGCGCGGCGCAGAGGCTATCGTCGTTGCTTGCAACACCGCCACAAGCGCGGCCATCTCGGAGCTTCGCGGCGCATTTAGCGTGCCTGTGATCGGCATGGAGCCCGCCGTCAAGCTCGCTGCGGACAGCTTCGGCGCGCGCCCGACGCTACTCATCGCCACGCCGCTAACGATCGCGGGCGAAAAGCTAGCGCGCCTCGTGGGGCGGCTGGAGTGCGAGACGTGGAGCCTGCCGCTGCCTCGCCTCGTGGAGTTTGCGCAGGATTTGGAGTTTGATTCCCCTGCGGTTCGGGCGTATCTGCAGGGGGAACTGGGCAAATTTGAGCTCGCGCGCCTCGGTTCGCTGGTGCTTGGTTGCACACATTTTAACTATTTTAAGGACGTTTTGCGCGAAATTTTACCCCCGCATGTGCGCATCATCGACGGCATAGGCGGCACGCTAAATCGCCTAGCAAGCGAGCTGGGCGGAGGGCTAAAGCTTGCGCGCGGCGAGGATTTGCTCTCGCGGAAGGTTAAATTTAACGTGGACGGGCTAGACGTAAGCGGTGGACAGAACGCAAGAGGTAAGAGCAGGCAGTGCGAGGGGAGCGATGAAAGCTGTGGCGGCGAGCAGGGTGCAGAAGAGTACGACGGAGACGGTGGTAAAATTTACTATCCAAACGACAACAGCGTGGAGTATTTTTACTCGGGCAGGGCGCTAGATGCGGAGCAGTTACGCAAGGTGGAGATATTTTTAAAACGGCTCGATGCGATGCGAGAGATTGATTAG
- a CDS encoding M48 family metallopeptidase — translation MTIRKIILLAVFTATMLTGCFTSSTSGGALGENRRQMFLVSEQEMNEAAAKAYVQTLSGARKKGALNIDPVMTKRVQDIAKRLIAQVGAFREDALKWKWEVNVIDENTINAWCMPGGRIVVYSGIIKNLSLTNGELAAVMGHEIAHALREHSREQASTDMLKNVGIFAVSQAAGLGDLATGAINMAAQYTISLPFSRSHEREADHIGTELMARAGYDPKEAVNVWVKMSQKSGGSVPEILSTHPSSQSRIADLREVAAKLESVYLQAKK, via the coding sequence ATGACGATAAGAAAAATTATTTTACTCGCCGTATTTACCGCGACGATGCTGACGGGCTGCTTCACTAGCTCGACTAGCGGCGGCGCGCTAGGCGAAAACAGACGCCAAATGTTTCTAGTCAGCGAACAGGAGATGAACGAGGCCGCAGCCAAAGCCTACGTGCAGACGCTCAGCGGCGCGCGCAAAAAGGGGGCGCTAAATATCGATCCCGTGATGACCAAAAGAGTACAAGACATCGCCAAACGCCTGATCGCGCAGGTTGGGGCATTTAGGGAGGACGCGCTCAAGTGGAAATGGGAAGTAAACGTGATCGACGAAAATACGATAAACGCGTGGTGTATGCCTGGCGGCCGCATCGTCGTTTATAGCGGCATAATCAAAAATCTCTCGCTCACAAACGGCGAGCTAGCCGCAGTCATGGGACACGAGATCGCGCACGCGCTACGGGAGCATAGCCGCGAGCAAGCCAGTACGGATATGCTCAAAAACGTAGGCATTTTCGCCGTTTCGCAGGCTGCGGGACTAGGCGATCTAGCTACCGGCGCCATAAATATGGCCGCGCAGTACACCATCTCGTTGCCGTTTTCTCGCTCGCACGAGCGCGAGGCCGACCACATCGGCACGGAGCTGATGGCGCGCGCGGGCTACGATCCTAAGGAGGCGGTAAACGTCTGGGTCAAAATGTCGCAAAAAAGCGGCGGTAGCGTGCCTGAGATACTGAGCACCCACCCGTCCAGCCAAAGCCGCATCGCCGATCTGCGCGAGGTCGCAGCCAAGCTCGAATCGGTGTATCTGCAAGCTAAAAAGTAA
- a CDS encoding putative transporter translates to MFSSFFANKKWAAWAYFGLAALLISTYAQVQMIVLLNNWYKDFYDILQNVKDHTIDDFWTCVLKFAKIAFPYVLLATMTNYFTRLWTFKWREAMTFDYIKYWRNVKTDIEGSSQRIQEDIYRFAKVVENLGSQVADAVMTLIAFIPILWALSGQVDIPVLGKSEGSLVWIALTVSIGGLAISWFVGIKLPGLEYNNQKVEAAFRKELVYAEDDKANYGAPEKLEGLFHDLKRNYYRLFLHYGYFDIWRYMFGQSMVIVPLIAMGPSVLAGTITLGVMMQVVNAFSQVRGSLAVFMNNWTVITELRSIHKRLKEFEKNIEYKRVRLDENLQSEPA, encoded by the coding sequence AAAAATGGGCCGCGTGGGCGTATTTCGGACTCGCGGCACTGCTAATCTCGACCTACGCGCAAGTACAGATGATCGTGCTTCTAAACAACTGGTATAAGGACTTTTACGATATCTTGCAAAACGTCAAAGATCACACGATAGACGATTTTTGGACTTGCGTGCTTAAATTTGCCAAGATCGCCTTCCCATACGTTCTGCTTGCGACGATGACGAACTATTTCACGCGCCTTTGGACATTCAAGTGGCGCGAGGCGATGACGTTTGACTACATAAAATACTGGCGTAACGTCAAAACCGATATCGAAGGCAGCTCGCAACGCATCCAAGAGGACATCTACCGCTTTGCCAAAGTGGTGGAAAATTTAGGCTCGCAAGTAGCCGACGCCGTGATGACGCTCATCGCCTTTATACCGATACTTTGGGCGCTTAGCGGGCAGGTCGATATCCCGGTGCTCGGCAAAAGCGAAGGCTCGCTCGTGTGGATCGCGCTAACGGTTAGCATCGGCGGGCTAGCGATCTCGTGGTTTGTGGGCATCAAACTGCCGGGGCTTGAGTACAACAACCAAAAAGTAGAAGCCGCGTTTAGAAAAGAGCTCGTTTACGCCGAGGACGACAAGGCAAACTACGGCGCGCCCGAGAAACTCGAAGGGCTATTTCACGATCTAAAACGAAATTATTACAGGCTATTTTTACACTACGGATACTTTGATATCTGGAGATATATGTTTGGCCAAAGCATGGTCATCGTCCCGCTCATCGCGATGGGTCCTAGCGTGCTCGCAGGCACTATAACTCTGGGCGTGATGATGCAAGTCGTAAATGCCTTTAGCCAAGTGCGCGGATCGCTCGCAGTGTTTATGAACAACTGGACGGTCATCACGGAACTGCGCTCTATACATAAAAGGCTTAAGGAATTTGAGAAAAATATCGAGTACAAACGCGTTAGACTGGATGAAAATTTACAAAGCGAGCCGGCGTAA